The following are from one region of the Streptomyces tuirus genome:
- a CDS encoding DUF4360 domain-containing protein: protein MAGGLLLSGAVAALLTSALPAQTPSSGGFDDPPPDKIIIQVATVNGSGCPQGTAAVAVSEDNTAFTVTYSDYLAQAGGNSDPTAFRRNCQLNLKVHVPGGFTYAIASADYRGFAALQRGASATQRASYYFQGSPSTVYRNHPFSGPLNDNWQATDETDWAQLVYAPCGVQRNFNINTEIRVNAGTQSADKVSFMTMDSTDGDISTVYHLAWKECPKKS, encoded by the coding sequence ATGGCCGGTGGCCTGCTCCTGAGCGGTGCGGTAGCCGCGCTCCTCACCAGCGCACTTCCCGCACAAACCCCGTCCTCCGGCGGGTTCGACGACCCGCCCCCGGACAAGATCATCATCCAGGTCGCCACGGTGAACGGCTCCGGCTGCCCGCAGGGCACGGCAGCGGTCGCCGTCTCCGAGGACAACACCGCCTTCACGGTGACCTACAGCGACTACCTGGCGCAGGCCGGCGGAAACTCCGACCCGACCGCGTTCCGCCGGAACTGCCAGCTCAATCTGAAGGTCCACGTCCCGGGCGGCTTCACCTACGCCATCGCGAGCGCGGACTACCGGGGATTCGCCGCCCTCCAGCGGGGCGCGAGCGCCACCCAGCGGGCCTCGTACTACTTCCAGGGCTCGCCCAGCACGGTGTACAGGAACCACCCCTTCAGCGGCCCCCTCAACGACAACTGGCAGGCCACCGACGAGACCGACTGGGCCCAGCTGGTCTACGCACCCTGCGGAGTCCAGCGCAACTTCAACATCAACACCGAGATCCGCGTCAACGCCGGCACCCAGTCGGCCGACAAGGTCAGCTTCATGACGATGGACTCCACGGACGGGGACATCAGCACGGTGTACCACCTGGCGTGGAAGGAGTGCCCGAAGAAGTCGTGA
- the arfA gene encoding arabinosylfuranosidase ArfA: protein MNTARFTLDPAFTIGEVNPRLFGSFVEHLGRCVYTGIFEPGHPTADEAGLRQDVLDLVKELGVTAIRYPGGNFVSGYKWEDSVGPVEDRPRRLDLAWRSTETNRFGLSEYIAFLKKIGPQAEPMMALNLGTRGVAEALELQEYANHPAGTALSDLRAAHGDKDPFGIKLWCLGNEMDGPWQTGHKTAQEYGRIAAETARAMRQIDPDVELVACGSSSQSMPTFAAWEATVLEETYDLVDHISLHAYYQPENGDLDSFLASAVDMESFIENVVATADHIGAKLKSKKRINLSFDEWNVWYMSEWHEIENSGARDWAEAPRLLEDNYSVLDAVVFGSLLIALLRHADRVTVACLAQLVNVIAPILTEPGGPAWRQTTFFPFAQASRYGRGEVLDVRVDSPTYETQKYGETDLLHATAVRAEDGSVTLFAVNRSRTDSLPLEVTLNGLELTGVVEHSALADADPDARNTLGDPERVAPHTVDGTALRDGTLSAVLEPLSWNVIRLA from the coding sequence ATGAACACCGCCCGCTTCACCCTCGACCCCGCCTTCACCATCGGCGAAGTCAACCCCCGCCTCTTCGGAAGCTTCGTGGAACACCTCGGCCGCTGCGTCTACACCGGCATCTTCGAACCCGGCCACCCCACAGCCGACGAGGCCGGCCTCCGCCAGGACGTCCTGGACCTCGTCAAGGAACTCGGCGTCACCGCCATCCGCTACCCCGGCGGCAACTTCGTCTCCGGCTACAAGTGGGAGGACTCCGTAGGCCCCGTCGAGGACCGCCCCCGCCGCCTCGACCTCGCCTGGCGCTCCACCGAGACCAACCGCTTCGGCCTCTCCGAGTACATCGCCTTCCTGAAGAAGATCGGCCCCCAGGCCGAGCCCATGATGGCCCTCAACCTCGGCACCCGGGGCGTCGCCGAGGCCCTGGAACTCCAGGAGTACGCCAACCACCCGGCCGGCACGGCCCTGTCCGACCTCCGGGCCGCGCACGGCGACAAGGACCCCTTCGGCATCAAGCTGTGGTGCCTGGGCAACGAGATGGACGGCCCCTGGCAGACCGGCCACAAGACCGCCCAGGAGTACGGCCGGATCGCCGCCGAGACGGCCCGCGCCATGCGCCAGATCGACCCGGACGTCGAACTCGTCGCCTGCGGCTCCTCCAGCCAGTCCATGCCGACCTTCGCCGCGTGGGAGGCGACGGTCCTGGAGGAGACGTACGACCTCGTCGACCACATCTCCCTGCACGCCTACTACCAGCCCGAGAACGGCGACCTCGACTCCTTCCTGGCGTCCGCCGTCGACATGGAGTCCTTCATCGAGAACGTGGTCGCCACCGCCGACCACATCGGCGCGAAGCTGAAGTCGAAGAAGAGGATCAACCTCTCCTTCGACGAGTGGAACGTCTGGTACATGTCGGAGTGGCACGAGATCGAGAACTCCGGCGCCCGGGACTGGGCGGAGGCCCCTCGCCTCCTGGAGGACAACTACAGCGTCCTGGACGCGGTCGTCTTCGGCTCGCTCCTCATCGCCCTGCTGCGCCACGCCGACCGCGTCACCGTCGCCTGCCTCGCCCAGCTCGTCAACGTGATCGCCCCGATCCTGACCGAGCCGGGCGGCCCGGCCTGGCGCCAGACCACGTTCTTCCCGTTCGCCCAGGCCTCGCGGTACGGCCGTGGCGAGGTCCTCGACGTCCGCGTCGACTCGCCGACGTACGAGACACAGAAGTACGGCGAGACCGACCTGCTGCACGCCACCGCGGTGCGCGCCGAGGACGGCTCGGTCACCCTGTTCGCGGTCAACCGCAGCCGCACCGACTCCCTGCCGCTCGAGGTCACCCTGAACGGACTGGAGCTGACGGGCGTCGTCGAGCACAGCGCCCTCGCCGACGCGGACCCCGACGCCCGCAACACCCTCGGCGACCCGGAGCGCGTCGCCCCGCACACGGTCGACGGCACGGCCCTCCGGGACGGCACGCTCAGCGCCGTTCTGGAGCCGCTGTCCTGGAACGTGATCCGCCTGGCGTGA
- a CDS encoding pyridoxal phosphate-dependent aminotransferase — translation MADNVTSLFRSTAAHSPSMAALTREGGEGAGPVDFCIPCNPYFPTPAMFEDMAGRLRDIITYYPSSADTITAELCSLLQLPPQCVAMGNGSTELITWIDHLLVRESLAVPVPTFGRWTDQPMETGKRVDMFPLQESSGFALDLAQYAEFIRARGTRVAVICNPNNPDGGFLHKHAIVQFMDAMADLDLVVIDESFLEFADAEAEPSVVQEAMLRPNVVVLRSLGKNFGLHGIRFGYLVANPALAGRVRSMLPKWNLNSFAEHVVFMLKEHGAEYAQSLQQVRRDRLDMAGQLSSLPGLTVYPSQGNFLFVRLPVGAEGTVVRDRMLTEHRILVRECGNKIGSSSRFLRLVVRPQVDVRRLVSGLEQVLYGTSRRGAAVPELGNGTSYSSGTAAVDRLVSETNGSGMRGLAAQAVGMAAAQAPAAATGAVGPGLAPAAASTGGAGFAPAAAAAAPAPAPATGIGMPLPAAASAVPAGTSGGMPMPAAAQMPQPQVPQPQMPQAVPQPAPQPVAAPAPPLAPVAQAPAPAPAPSPMAAPFTGPTPPGVPARGGLTAAQVRGTNGLTPAPATGWPAAQSWPNAAGMGQAG, via the coding sequence ATGGCCGACAACGTCACGTCGCTGTTCCGCAGTACCGCGGCACACAGCCCGTCGATGGCGGCTCTGACACGTGAGGGCGGCGAGGGAGCCGGCCCCGTGGACTTCTGTATCCCCTGCAACCCGTACTTCCCGACCCCGGCCATGTTCGAGGACATGGCGGGCCGGCTGCGCGACATCATCACCTACTACCCGAGCAGCGCCGACACGATCACCGCCGAGCTGTGCAGCCTGCTGCAGCTCCCGCCGCAGTGCGTGGCCATGGGCAACGGCTCGACCGAGCTCATCACCTGGATCGACCATCTGCTGGTCCGCGAGTCACTCGCCGTCCCCGTCCCCACCTTCGGCCGCTGGACCGACCAGCCCATGGAGACCGGCAAGCGGGTCGACATGTTCCCGCTCCAGGAGTCCAGCGGCTTCGCCCTCGACCTCGCGCAGTACGCCGAGTTCATCCGGGCCCGCGGCACCCGCGTCGCGGTGATCTGCAACCCCAACAACCCCGACGGCGGTTTCCTGCACAAGCACGCCATCGTGCAGTTCATGGACGCCATGGCCGACCTCGACCTGGTCGTGATCGACGAGTCGTTCCTGGAGTTCGCGGACGCCGAGGCCGAGCCGTCGGTCGTCCAGGAGGCGATGCTGCGGCCCAACGTGGTCGTGCTGCGCAGCCTCGGCAAGAACTTCGGCCTGCACGGCATCCGCTTCGGCTATCTCGTCGCCAACCCGGCGCTCGCGGGCCGGGTCCGCTCGATGCTGCCGAAGTGGAACCTCAACTCCTTCGCCGAGCACGTCGTCTTCATGCTCAAGGAGCACGGCGCCGAGTACGCGCAGAGCCTCCAGCAGGTGCGCCGCGACCGCCTCGACATGGCCGGCCAGCTCTCCTCCCTGCCCGGGCTCACGGTCTACCCCTCGCAGGGCAACTTCCTCTTCGTGCGCCTCCCCGTGGGCGCCGAGGGCACCGTGGTCCGGGACCGCATGCTCACCGAGCACCGGATCCTGGTCCGCGAGTGCGGCAACAAGATCGGTTCGTCCAGTCGCTTCCTGCGTCTCGTGGTGCGCCCCCAGGTGGACGTGCGTCGCCTGGTGTCCGGCCTGGAACAGGTGCTCTACGGGACGTCCAGGAGGGGAGCCGCCGTACCCGAGCTGGGCAATGGGACCAGCTACAGCTCGGGTACGGCGGCCGTGGACCGGCTGGTGAGCGAGACGAACGGGTCGGGCATGCGGGGGCTCGCGGCGCAGGCGGTGGGGATGGCCGCGGCGCAGGCCCCCGCCGCGGCCACGGGGGCCGTTGGGCCGGGGCTCGCCCCGGCGGCCGCGAGCACGGGTGGGGCGGGGTTCGCTCCCGCCGCGGCGGCCGCCGCCCCGGCTCCCGCTCCGGCCACCGGTATCGGCATGCCGCTCCCCGCCGCCGCGTCCGCCGTGCCGGCGGGTACGAGCGGCGGGATGCCGATGCCGGCTGCGGCGCAGATGCCGCAGCCGCAGGTGCCGCAGCCCCAGATGCCGCAGGCGGTGCCGCAGCCCGCTCCCCAGCCGGTGGCCGCCCCGGCGCCGCCCCTGGCGCCGGTGGCCCAGGCCCCGGCTCCCGCGCCCGCGCCGTCGCCCATGGCCGCTCCGTTCACCGGGCCCACGCCGCCCGGTGTCCCGGCCCGTGGGGGCCTGACGGCGGCGCAGGTGCGCGGCACGAACGGGCTGACGCCCGCGCCGGCCACGGGCTGGCCCGCGGCGCAGAGCTGGCCGAACGCGGCGGGGATGGGGCAGGCGGGGTAG
- a CDS encoding glycoside hydrolase family 35 protein has product MELSRRTFHALAGTAALGFALTGSGSPTSAHPARTAPTGPPPPVPSADGRPHEIGFDSYSLLVDGRRLVLWSGEMHPFRLPSPSLWRDVLEKMRAHGYNAVSVYVAWNHHSPAPGRYDFTGVRDLDLFLRTAAEAGLYVILRPGPYINAEVDAGGFPGWLTATEGRARTSDPTYLKYVDEWLTAVNAIVAKRLFTRGTGTVLLYQIENEYDAHVDEPSGRAYMSYLYEKVRADGIDVPLFHNDKGRNGHWTPGSFSTGGEKGRWLYGFDGYPEPDRAPSDWGLFGTGGAKGGATASPRTPGFVPEFGGGRFDPWGGAAFDGKGYAEARRTRDAAYERRFHLTNLANGITLHNVYMTFGGTSWGWLPAPAVYTSYDYGAAFDEARNATPKLAPMHQTGQLLRFVPDLAKLHRAKSVRATDERIKVYHLTNPDTGAHFYVLRNDSGEAVSVTLPDAGINVPVMVPARDAKLIAADLRLGKRTLVHATVQPMLSLTAGRQDIAVFAGRRGDLAQVVLECPDEPTPMRLDAEPAWSWNLNKLNITAPLGAGGLSRVRVEGDGVDTPMLVLFADDATSLRLWPYETPSGPLLVYGPALLRSATLRGSTVHLTGDTVGATGLEVWGPPGITHVTWNGRAVATRISASGSLLALRPLPGVTRPALPALDGWRRQTGNPESEPDFDDSDWTTADKETTFSTTPVPDGQPVLFADDYGFHYGDVWYRGEWSDENGIESVSLAYSTGTQGLLMAWLDGEPLGTHRMPVPDKERARQGTWTAKAAFALPEELRERFREARDGKRDRHVLSVLVRPMQHDMDGEALDTHKAARGLTAVTFEGGSPEVTWRVQGASTLDPVRGPMNNGGLHGEREGWHLPEYDDGDWKDTELPRAERRQGVTWYRTDFRLDVLPGVDASIGLVLDDDPGRAYRVQIFLNGWNMGQYINDVGPQHTFVLPNGILRTRGANTLALAVLSDGTTPSGPGEARLTLLGAAAGGVPVKPAGSVTPGGSRSRTAAPERR; this is encoded by the coding sequence TTGGAGCTCAGCAGGCGTACCTTCCACGCTCTGGCCGGCACGGCGGCGCTCGGCTTCGCGCTGACCGGCAGCGGGTCGCCGACCTCCGCCCACCCGGCACGCACCGCGCCCACCGGCCCGCCGCCCCCGGTGCCGAGCGCGGACGGCCGACCGCACGAGATCGGCTTCGACTCCTACTCGCTGCTGGTCGACGGCCGCCGCCTGGTGCTCTGGTCGGGCGAGATGCACCCCTTCCGGCTGCCGAGCCCGTCGCTGTGGCGGGACGTGCTGGAGAAGATGCGGGCGCACGGCTACAACGCCGTCAGCGTGTACGTCGCCTGGAACCACCACTCCCCCGCCCCCGGCCGCTACGACTTCACCGGCGTGCGCGACCTGGACCTCTTCCTGCGGACGGCCGCCGAGGCGGGGCTGTACGTGATCCTGCGGCCCGGGCCGTACATCAACGCCGAGGTCGACGCGGGCGGCTTCCCGGGCTGGCTGACCGCCACCGAGGGCCGCGCCCGGACCTCCGACCCGACGTATCTGAAGTACGTCGACGAGTGGCTGACCGCCGTCAACGCCATCGTCGCGAAACGCCTGTTCACACGGGGCACGGGCACGGTCCTGCTCTACCAGATCGAGAACGAGTACGACGCGCACGTCGACGAGCCGTCCGGGCGCGCCTACATGTCGTATCTGTACGAGAAGGTCCGCGCCGACGGCATCGACGTACCGCTGTTCCACAACGACAAGGGCCGCAACGGTCACTGGACCCCGGGCTCGTTCTCCACCGGCGGGGAGAAGGGGCGCTGGCTGTACGGGTTCGACGGGTACCCGGAGCCGGACCGGGCGCCGTCCGACTGGGGGCTCTTCGGGACCGGCGGCGCCAAGGGCGGGGCCACGGCCAGTCCGAGGACGCCCGGGTTCGTGCCCGAGTTCGGCGGGGGCCGGTTCGACCCGTGGGGCGGGGCGGCGTTCGACGGCAAGGGGTACGCCGAGGCGCGCCGGACCCGGGACGCGGCGTACGAGCGGCGCTTCCACCTCACCAACCTCGCCAACGGCATCACCCTGCACAACGTCTACATGACCTTCGGCGGCACCTCCTGGGGCTGGCTGCCCGCGCCGGCCGTCTACACCTCGTACGACTACGGCGCCGCGTTCGACGAGGCCCGCAACGCCACCCCGAAGCTCGCGCCGATGCACCAGACCGGGCAGTTGCTGCGGTTCGTGCCCGACCTCGCCAAGCTGCACCGGGCGAAGTCCGTGCGCGCGACCGACGAGCGGATCAAGGTCTACCACCTGACCAACCCCGACACCGGGGCCCACTTCTACGTTCTGCGCAACGACTCCGGCGAGGCGGTCTCGGTGACGCTGCCGGACGCCGGGATCAACGTGCCGGTCATGGTCCCCGCGCGGGACGCCAAGCTGATCGCCGCCGATCTGAGGCTCGGGAAGCGGACGCTGGTGCACGCCACCGTCCAGCCGATGCTGAGCCTGACCGCCGGACGGCAGGACATCGCCGTGTTCGCGGGCCGGCGGGGCGATCTCGCGCAGGTCGTGCTGGAGTGCCCCGACGAGCCCACTCCCATGCGGCTGGACGCGGAGCCGGCGTGGTCCTGGAACCTCAACAAGCTGAACATCACCGCTCCGCTCGGCGCCGGCGGGCTGAGCCGGGTGCGGGTCGAGGGCGACGGCGTGGACACACCGATGCTGGTGCTGTTCGCCGACGACGCGACCTCCCTGCGGCTGTGGCCGTACGAGACGCCGTCCGGCCCGCTCCTCGTCTACGGCCCCGCCCTGCTGCGGTCCGCCACCCTGCGCGGCTCGACGGTCCACCTCACCGGTGACACCGTCGGCGCGACCGGCCTGGAGGTGTGGGGACCGCCCGGGATCACCCATGTGACGTGGAACGGGCGCGCGGTGGCCACCCGGATCAGCGCCTCCGGCAGCCTGCTGGCGCTGCGGCCGCTGCCCGGGGTGACCCGGCCGGCCCTGCCCGCGCTCGACGGCTGGCGACGGCAGACCGGGAATCCGGAGTCCGAGCCGGACTTCGACGACTCGGACTGGACGACGGCCGACAAGGAGACGACCTTCAGCACCACGCCCGTCCCCGACGGGCAGCCCGTCCTGTTCGCCGACGACTACGGCTTCCACTACGGCGACGTCTGGTACCGGGGCGAGTGGAGCGACGAGAACGGCATCGAGTCGGTCTCCCTCGCCTACAGCACGGGCACGCAGGGCCTGCTGATGGCCTGGCTGGACGGCGAGCCGCTGGGCACGCACCGGATGCCCGTACCGGACAAGGAGCGGGCGCGGCAGGGGACGTGGACCGCCAAGGCCGCCTTCGCCCTGCCCGAGGAGCTGCGGGAGAGGTTCCGTGAGGCACGGGACGGGAAGCGCGACCGGCACGTGCTGTCCGTGCTCGTGCGGCCGATGCAGCACGACATGGACGGCGAGGCCCTCGACACGCACAAGGCCGCGCGGGGTCTGACCGCCGTCACCTTCGAGGGCGGCTCCCCCGAGGTGACCTGGCGTGTCCAGGGCGCGTCCACGCTCGATCCCGTGCGCGGGCCGATGAACAACGGCGGGCTGCACGGGGAGCGCGAGGGCTGGCATCTGCCCGAGTACGACGACGGGGACTGGAAGGACACCGAACTCCCCCGGGCCGAGCGGCGGCAGGGCGTCACCTGGTACCGGACGGACTTCCGGCTGGATGTCCTCCCCGGGGTCGACGCCTCGATCGGGCTCGTCCTCGACGACGACCCGGGCCGGGCCTACCGCGTCCAGATCTTCCTCAACGGCTGGAACATGGGCCAGTACATCAACGACGTGGGCCCGCAGCACACCTTCGTGCTGCCCAACGGGATCCTGCGCACACGGGGTGCCAACACACTGGCGCTGGCGGTGCTGTCCGACGGGACCACACCGTCCGGGCCCGGAGAGGCACGGCTGACCCTGCTGGGCGCGGCGGCCGGAGGCGTGCCCGTGAAACCGGCTGGATCGGTCACGCCAGGCGGATCACGTTCCAGGACAGCGGCTCCAGAACGGCGCTGA
- a CDS encoding DUF6545 domain-containing protein, giving the protein MTTVALTPAEFVNQFYPNFWWIPAGVLAAALAIKLPSIIRLWKDPLLRAVGGLLLLACAVFVFVAPSTIARVNRLTGVANFSGPWVYSLLTAFCASCLLLIISWRNGLSDRSEHTRRAMRGVVAVYAGVIVAMWVLFALAEVPQERLRDLDTYYANTPYMREMIVLYLLAHTLAALVTNGLIWNWVRTDGLDSLLRWGLKFLGVGYAAQLLFDAAKISAVVARWSGRDVDWLSTAVAPPLACLSAVLIAVGFILPHAGQYLHGRWHVRLALHELRPLYLLMRTVNGAGVPLLLRATPELRLVRRETFIRDVLLPLARHIDEDRRARFHEAALTLGHPPGLAKALAATAAILDAIETRNRTGEDDGTGARDTTDLLREIGAVSRVLRRPEDLRAVRALARDTTDGRSLTG; this is encoded by the coding sequence GTGACGACGGTGGCGCTCACCCCGGCCGAGTTCGTCAACCAGTTCTATCCGAACTTCTGGTGGATCCCCGCGGGGGTCCTCGCCGCAGCCCTGGCCATCAAGCTGCCGAGCATCATCCGGCTCTGGAAGGACCCGCTGCTGCGGGCCGTCGGCGGGCTGCTGCTGCTCGCCTGCGCGGTGTTCGTCTTCGTGGCGCCGTCGACGATCGCCCGGGTCAACCGGCTCACCGGGGTGGCGAACTTCTCCGGCCCCTGGGTCTACTCGCTGCTCACCGCGTTCTGCGCGTCCTGCCTGCTGCTGATCATCTCCTGGCGCAACGGCCTGTCCGACCGCTCGGAGCACACCCGGCGCGCGATGCGGGGGGTCGTGGCGGTCTATGCGGGCGTGATCGTCGCGATGTGGGTGCTGTTCGCTCTCGCGGAGGTACCGCAGGAGCGGTTGCGGGACCTCGACACGTACTACGCGAACACCCCGTACATGCGCGAGATGATCGTGCTCTACCTGCTCGCGCACACCCTGGCCGCACTGGTCACCAACGGGCTGATCTGGAACTGGGTCCGCACGGACGGGCTCGACTCGCTGCTGCGCTGGGGACTGAAGTTCCTCGGCGTGGGCTACGCGGCGCAGCTGCTCTTCGACGCCGCCAAGATCAGTGCCGTGGTGGCCCGTTGGTCCGGGCGGGACGTGGACTGGCTGAGCACGGCCGTCGCCCCGCCGCTCGCCTGCCTGTCCGCCGTGCTCATCGCGGTCGGCTTCATCCTGCCGCACGCCGGGCAGTACCTGCACGGCCGCTGGCACGTCCGGCTCGCCCTCCACGAACTGCGGCCGCTGTACCTGCTGATGAGGACGGTCAACGGCGCGGGGGTGCCGCTCCTGCTGCGCGCGACGCCGGAACTGCGGCTGGTGCGCCGGGAGACGTTCATCCGCGACGTGCTGCTGCCGCTGGCCCGGCACATCGACGAGGACCGGCGCGCACGCTTCCACGAAGCCGCCCTCACCCTCGGCCACCCGCCCGGACTGGCGAAGGCGCTCGCCGCCACCGCGGCGATCCTGGACGCGATCGAGACCAGGAACCGGACCGGGGAGGACGACGGCACCGGTGCCCGCGACACCACGGACCTGCTGCGCGAGATCGGCGCCGTGTCCCGGGTGCTGCGCCGCCCGGAGGACCTCCGGGCGGTGCGCGCCCTGGCGCGTGACACCACGGACGGCAGGTCCCTCACCGGCTGA
- a CDS encoding alpha/beta fold hydrolase — protein sequence MRSAAVTPEGDQIRWVELPGRQPPRVYVHGLGATSPAYFTEAAVHPLLAGHRSLLIDLLGHGISDRPTTFDYTLESHADALADALTAAGVSDAEVIAHSMGGSVAIVLAARHPRLVSRLVLVDANLDPVPRTPGSSGSSGIAAYSEEEFVTGGGWEEVRDRAGAHWWSTMRLAGREALHRSAFHLTRGTDPTMRELLLDLRIPRTFLLPEADGPLPGSDALGAAGVSVVAIPGCGHNIMLDNPEAFARATAAALAPRG from the coding sequence GTGCGCAGCGCCGCCGTAACGCCCGAGGGCGACCAGATCCGCTGGGTCGAACTGCCGGGGCGGCAGCCGCCGCGCGTCTATGTGCACGGACTGGGCGCCACATCGCCCGCCTACTTCACCGAGGCCGCGGTCCATCCGCTGCTGGCCGGGCACCGTTCGCTGCTGATCGACCTGCTGGGCCACGGCATCAGCGACCGCCCGACGACCTTCGACTACACGCTCGAATCGCACGCCGACGCGCTCGCCGACGCCCTGACCGCCGCGGGGGTTTCGGACGCCGAGGTGATCGCGCACAGCATGGGCGGCTCGGTGGCGATCGTCCTGGCGGCCCGCCATCCCCGTCTGGTGTCCCGGCTGGTGCTCGTCGACGCCAACCTCGACCCGGTCCCGCGTACGCCCGGCTCCTCGGGCAGCAGCGGCATCGCCGCCTACTCCGAGGAGGAGTTCGTGACCGGCGGCGGCTGGGAGGAGGTCCGCGACCGGGCCGGCGCCCACTGGTGGTCGACGATGCGTCTGGCCGGCCGCGAGGCCCTGCACCGCAGCGCGTTCCATCTGACGCGCGGCACGGACCCCACGATGCGGGAGCTGTTGCTGGATCTGAGGATTCCCCGCACGTTCCTGCTTCCCGAGGCGGACGGGCCGCTCCCGGGCTCCGACGCCCTCGGCGCGGCGGGCGTGTCCGTCGTCGCGATCCCCGGCTGCGGTCACAACATCATGCTGGACAACCCGGAGGCGTTCGCGCGGGCCACCGCGGCGGCGCTGGCGCCCCGGGGCTGA
- a CDS encoding YciI family protein, whose translation MEFFCHHRDRPGSLPLREELGEAHWAYMDRFEAELIARGPTFADDGETPTGSVHIVGLPDAAAARAFAFDEPNYQAGVYRDVLLRRWRNLLGRTMWEYPGGRTGGDRHLVLGLGPSTGSALEVPEQRDELIAFGPLLSDDGEVWVGTAALLRAPDAEAARAVLPRGRYASVEVHAWEFGGRR comes from the coding sequence ATGGAGTTCTTCTGCCACCACCGCGACCGGCCCGGCTCCCTGCCGCTGCGGGAGGAGCTGGGGGAGGCGCACTGGGCCTATATGGACCGGTTCGAGGCGGAGTTGATCGCCCGGGGGCCGACCTTCGCCGATGACGGGGAGACCCCCACCGGCAGTGTGCACATCGTCGGCCTGCCGGATGCCGCCGCCGCGCGGGCGTTCGCCTTCGACGAGCCCAACTACCAGGCCGGGGTGTACCGGGACGTCCTGCTGCGGCGCTGGCGGAATCTGCTGGGGCGGACCATGTGGGAGTACCCGGGCGGGCGGACGGGCGGCGACCGTCATCTCGTGCTCGGCCTCGGCCCCTCGACCGGCTCAGCTCTCGAAGTACCCGAGCAACGGGACGAGTTGATCGCGTTCGGGCCCCTGCTGTCCGACGATGGTGAGGTCTGGGTGGGCACGGCCGCACTGCTCCGGGCCCCGGACGCGGAGGCGGCGCGTGCCGTGCTGCCCCGGGGGCGGTACGCGAGCGTCGAGGTGCACGCGTGGGAGTTCGGCGGCCGACGGTGA
- a CDS encoding toxin-antitoxin system, toxin component family protein translates to MDIAGARIRAARVTAALRRPRSGSAMRGLAAELATAVRARPGYPDDVRSLCRALCEEMSTRRGGRPVELRFERFPDEIEVTGLWMEFQDFDLVIVEERAEAVQQLVILGHELWHLHAGHRHHPGAGAAADAFADRPGWEDVALTVAARNGSRERDESEADAFGHQLAARCRVLLPGGRRPDVPLEPLQRSLGYRGPRGGAAP, encoded by the coding sequence ATGGACATCGCGGGCGCGCGGATCAGGGCCGCCCGAGTCACCGCCGCGCTCAGGCGCCCACGCAGTGGCTCAGCCATGCGCGGCCTGGCCGCCGAGCTCGCCACCGCGGTCCGGGCACGCCCCGGGTACCCCGACGACGTACGGTCGCTGTGCCGGGCGCTGTGCGAGGAGATGAGCACCCGGCGCGGCGGACGCCCCGTCGAGCTCCGCTTCGAACGCTTCCCGGACGAGATCGAAGTGACCGGCCTGTGGATGGAGTTCCAGGACTTCGACCTGGTCATCGTCGAGGAACGGGCCGAGGCGGTGCAGCAACTGGTCATACTCGGGCACGAGTTGTGGCATCTGCACGCGGGGCACCGCCATCACCCGGGGGCGGGTGCGGCGGCCGACGCGTTCGCCGACCGGCCCGGGTGGGAGGACGTCGCGCTGACCGTGGCCGCCCGCAACGGCTCCCGGGAACGGGACGAGTCCGAGGCCGACGCCTTCGGACATCAACTGGCGGCGCGCTGCCGGGTCCTGCTGCCGGGCGGACGCCGACCGGACGTCCCCCTCGAACCCCTGCAGCGGTCGCTGGGCTACCGGGGACCGCGAGGAGGTGCGGCTCCGTGA
- a CDS encoding RrF2 family transcriptional regulator, translating to MRISARADYAVRAVVELAVRQGEGPVKAEAVATAQDIPHKFLEGILGDLRRGGVVDSRRGGGGGYRLAREAAEITVADVIRAVDGPIVSVRGERPTGLAYSGTAEPLLPLWIALRANVRRILEGVTIADLAAGALPEPVERLAAEPAAWENP from the coding sequence ATGAGGATCTCGGCACGAGCGGACTACGCGGTACGAGCGGTCGTGGAGCTGGCCGTCCGGCAGGGGGAGGGGCCGGTCAAGGCGGAGGCCGTCGCCACCGCGCAGGACATCCCACACAAGTTCCTGGAGGGGATCCTCGGGGATCTGCGGCGCGGCGGGGTCGTCGACAGCCGGCGCGGCGGGGGCGGCGGTTACCGGCTGGCCCGGGAGGCCGCGGAGATCACGGTCGCGGACGTGATCCGGGCCGTGGACGGGCCGATCGTCTCGGTGCGCGGCGAACGGCCGACCGGTCTCGCCTACTCCGGCACCGCCGAGCCGCTGCTGCCGCTGTGGATCGCCCTGCGGGCCAATGTGCGCAGGATCCTGGAGGGCGTGACGATCGCCGACCTCGCGGCCGGGGCGCTGCCGGAGCCGGTGGAGCGTCTGGCGGCGGAACCGGCGGCCTGGGAGAACCCCTGA